One Lentibacillus cibarius DNA window includes the following coding sequences:
- a CDS encoding GGDEF domain-containing protein, translated as MQHFAHHDSLTGLPNRRLFKKQLRKAIDHQHADGSGFAVILMDIDYFKQINDELGHDVGDAVIEEFGKRLNRVIRHDDMAARLGGDEFVILLSNVTSVNEAVAIAKEIQHTIKKPWTILGKHLHVSSSMGVAMAPEKGATVFSMLKEADNALYEAKGAGRNAVKLR; from the coding sequence TTGCAACATTTCGCGCATCATGATTCGTTGACCGGGTTGCCAAACAGACGGTTATTCAAAAAGCAGCTGCGCAAGGCAATCGATCATCAGCATGCGGACGGGAGCGGTTTTGCTGTAATTTTGATGGATATCGACTATTTCAAGCAAATTAATGATGAATTGGGACATGATGTTGGTGATGCAGTCATTGAGGAATTTGGAAAACGCTTGAATCGAGTTATTCGTCATGACGATATGGCGGCTAGACTTGGCGGCGATGAATTCGTTATCCTTTTATCGAATGTGACCTCGGTGAATGAGGCTGTGGCTATTGCAAAAGAAATTCAGCATACGATCAAAAAGCCATGGACGATACTTGGTAAGCACTTGCACGTTTCATCAAGCATGGGTGTTGCCATGGCACCGGAGAAAGGAGCGACTGTCTTCTCTATGCTGAAAGAAGCAGACAATGCCCTGTACGAGGCAAAAGGAGCCGGAAGAAATGCGGTGAAATTGCGATAA
- a CDS encoding PAS domain-containing protein: MHHLMETLLKSVLMDGITDMVFVMRVKNGSEFIYEFINKAAEEGTGIGLQDTGKTIADVCEPEHAALLYAHYQKVVDTGESVSFDDSYLASEENYYMNTKLTPLFNADDQCTHVVAVVKDITDAIIAQKQLKEREERFRTIAEYANDLITMVNDKGEIVYASPSFQTILGHDHQEYEGKFFLHNVHPDDRDEMDRKMIESIKHGQPFTATCRQFDAENNAVWCQSHGTSVYDSEGKFQYMVIITRDVS; this comes from the coding sequence TTGCACCATTTAATGGAAACTTTGCTAAAAAGCGTGCTGATGGATGGCATTACAGACATGGTATTTGTAATGAGGGTGAAGAATGGTTCAGAGTTTATCTATGAATTTATTAACAAGGCTGCGGAAGAAGGAACAGGCATTGGTCTACAAGATACAGGAAAAACGATTGCCGATGTCTGTGAACCGGAACATGCAGCCTTATTATACGCGCACTATCAAAAAGTAGTAGATACTGGGGAGTCTGTTAGTTTTGATGATTCGTATCTAGCTTCAGAAGAAAACTATTATATGAATACAAAATTGACCCCATTGTTTAATGCTGACGACCAGTGTACACATGTCGTGGCAGTTGTGAAAGATATTACAGATGCGATTATTGCGCAAAAACAATTAAAGGAACGAGAAGAACGATTCCGGACGATTGCCGAATACGCAAATGACTTGATAACAATGGTAAACGATAAAGGGGAAATCGTCTACGCATCCCCATCGTTTCAAACGATATTGGGGCATGATCATCAGGAATATGAAGGGAAGTTTTTTTTACATAATGTTCATCCGGATGACAGGGATGAGATGGACAGGAAAATGATTGAATCTATTAAACATGGTCAGCCTTTTACAGCGACCTGCAGGCAATTTGATGCAGAAAACAATGCCGTTTGGTGTCAGTCTCACGGTACTTCAGTATATGATAGTGAAGGTAAATTCCAATATATGGTTATCATCACACGCGATGTCAGCTAG
- a CDS encoding DMT family transporter → MGNTILKNKWMVWGLILLITIIWGYAWVLMKAALDFMGPLTFSTFRFGTGAVTLLLFVLVLKAGKPPRQMWKHLFVVGMLQTAIVFSCVMYGMQFVNAGKSSVLLYSMPLWSSFLAVKVLGERITPGKIVGLVMGMLGLLTILGWDIFFVQDPAVIFGELLIVAAAFSWAGSNTYYRLKLEGMTQLQVSAYQMLFGTIGILAATVVTEWGEPVHLTSASVFYIFFTGVLASALCFTVWFVLLSTIDMVTATLSTLLVPVFGLFFGWLILGEKLTGSIITGSALVIAGIAIAQVFGREKSASRVDM, encoded by the coding sequence ATGGGGAATACTATACTTAAAAATAAGTGGATGGTATGGGGATTGATTCTGCTCATTACTATCATTTGGGGTTATGCGTGGGTATTGATGAAAGCAGCACTTGACTTCATGGGGCCGCTTACGTTTTCCACATTTCGGTTTGGGACAGGGGCGGTGACCTTGCTGCTGTTTGTTTTGGTATTGAAAGCAGGCAAACCACCAAGGCAGATGTGGAAGCATTTGTTTGTCGTCGGCATGCTGCAGACGGCCATTGTTTTTTCCTGTGTTATGTACGGCATGCAGTTTGTCAATGCCGGCAAGTCGTCTGTTTTGTTGTATTCCATGCCACTTTGGAGCAGTTTTCTGGCTGTAAAAGTGTTGGGTGAGCGCATTACACCGGGGAAGATAGTTGGCCTAGTAATGGGAATGCTTGGCCTGTTGACGATCCTTGGCTGGGATATCTTTTTTGTGCAGGATCCGGCAGTTATTTTCGGTGAGTTACTCATTGTGGCAGCGGCATTCTCATGGGCCGGGTCCAATACGTATTACCGGTTGAAACTGGAAGGCATGACCCAGCTCCAGGTATCGGCATATCAAATGCTATTTGGCACGATTGGGATATTAGCGGCGACCGTGGTGACGGAATGGGGAGAGCCTGTGCACCTGACCAGTGCAAGCGTTTTTTACATCTTCTTTACTGGTGTCTTGGCATCTGCGTTATGTTTCACGGTATGGTTTGTACTTCTGAGCACCATTGATATGGTGACAGCTACTTTGTCGACACTGCTCGTCCCGGTATTCGGCCTGTTTTTTGGCTGGTTAATACTTGGAGAAAAGCTCACCGGCAGTATTATCACCGGATCTGCACTAGTGATTGCTGGCATTGCTATTGCACAGGTTTTTGGAAGAGAGAAGTCAGCTAGCAGGGTTGACATGTGA